acctttaatactgaaactgcctcagagactatctaagctggccccagctacctgccccaggctatctgcctgaggcaatcatcacctgattacctgccccagacatccaccagtcattgtcggcattcgccaccgtaataatttatatatatacattaagcgttaataaaacttatttatttatttataatttatttagtcatctaattcatagtttacacaatttataataaaagagtttattcccagtattcgccaatcattctcgctattaataaaacagccaaacgctcactcaggggcacactatcattattacgctcattcaggggccccctcagatcgccaaagtctcagaggcctacactttcagtcaacattcaatcttcatcctgttcacaaggttcccctagcctagtcatatcatcatgtcagtgtgtcctctgtgcctgtctcctatcaacaacgaaatcgttcatgtgtgtcaaacacgatgtttaacatgcctaggtgaaatgtccatcaacgctcttcaagaatgcagactgtactgtataggatgcaatgggcctacaccgcctggacattttgacgtaacctgtaccagctgtggacaactctattgtgcaaatcgtaagtaccgctttttctcgcacattcaataaactttcaaagaaaatatatatccgaaacacacatacatacatacagacagtcaatttatatatattattttcatttcagttcatggttctacttcctgcccatactgtcgtttctccgttaaccgggagcctcccaccgaagccagaaacgtcattgatcctccacccaaacgccgtcgcatcataaataaccgtacgttttcacaataattttcgtaattttaaaagttattaattgtatattttaacaagtgtataaacaagtaataagtactcatacaaaaaaatatttccattacaggagttcctattcgtgatcaagagaatctcatacttggtggaatcaacatcccagctcgtaagtaatattattatttatctgtaattcagtttttcctcttatttaaactttttgtttttcctcttaataataattcctcttatttacacgatattttcctattaaggttttcaaatcctcttattgttttcaaatgtgttttcctcttaatgtttattcattgctaatattatattacagaatcgcccctggattcaacccaaccctctgagtggagcacacctgtacgcagtcaaccccagctgtcccaggagctagaagaagatgcaccagacggcaaccagcatgcatcttcagatgaagaagaagaagacaatcaaccccctgttcacgacatatcagatgaagaagtcaacgctccagattccccagaggtacttaaCTTAGATAACGTTATTCCGCGAGTGTTAGAAGTCATTAACCATTTCGAAGGTTCTTTCTCGAGACATTCGTTCTCCATTCCCGGACATTTAGACGCTGACCCCAGCgtatatataaataggtatagggaattttttatagaatatatagacaatcagttcagacaaatacaggaagaattccctccctcatttcacatttaccctgatgtaagcctaattttgcaaaaacttaatcatgccgacgatcaatatgaaataatagatgaagtattttcaattagaggcGAAACTCAGACTGTTACGCAGGATGAGGTAGAAGTTCTTgtaaattcatgggttgacgaaatgtctgctaaaattgacgaatgcctaaaaaatgtccaatcctcaagtgtaggaattcattccatgtcaggctttgccattaatttttcatatattcgccaccctatgcaCCTTGGATCTTACGTACCATATCCTGCGAAATTAAGGGGTAAAGAATCAGTATTTaatcctgaaagtgaaggagatgagtgtttgttacagtgcattGCCGCATATATAAACTTAGCGTTGGGCAGGACTATGGATAACGTTAGACATCATTACAAAAACCTtcgatggtgtagaagattcgtagtatgggcagatgaaatcagattccccgtatcatttgataatcttaagaaaatagagaagcttaacaaaatttctatttatatttatacaataactcatgaaagtaacagatactatcttagtttagctaggaaaagccaggaaaagtatgccgataaagttcctttgttgttattagaaggcaagcatctctgtctgatcaaggattttgataaatttgtaaagaatattaacaataatcagtataaaattcctaacactcataaattctgtaaaatttgccttttgcatgctcccttagatgaaattcaggctcacgaagattcatgcactgtatcccaagtattttcgttctataatcctagtgataaaatcagttttaaaaattacggtaggacctatagcccaactcacaccgcctattacgattttgaatgtctattagaccgtcaaaatcctagaggcatggtggaatgtaagcataaagcaattgcttatgcttacatgattttagacagggaattcaatgtcGTAGATACGTATTCATACGTAGGCCCAGACGCTGTCAATCATTTTATTAcaaagctagaagcctcatggaaagctattcatgctcagctccccaacttccctaagaacttgtctagagaacaggaaagaatgtttcaaagccaaaatacgtgtcaattgtgtcatcaaactttcaagaataagaaagataaacatagacatcataatcatgctattcaggaaaataattacttaggtgcttattgtgctcgttgcaatttacaatgtaaaaatgctcgtagatacttgaccacattttcccataatgctgcctatgatcttggaattatacttaaagaactgtccaaaaatcctcaccgcgatgtagaaattctaaccaaggaaggattgaaatttatgcaagtcatcataggtaaacttaaattcctagatagcctagctctccttaatgggtcattaggaaccttagcaagcGAGCACGTTGCCTGTAAGAAAGCTACCAAGTACactgaacacatactaaatggtgtatccgatgaagctaaagctctgttaattaaaggtaaacaaagcctatgttatgattatatttcttctatggacgtgttagacgaacctcagctcccttcgcgagataagttttacaatgttttacatgactctccactgtctgaagaagattacaacaatgctcttaaagtatttaatttagggaactgtacaaacatcaaggattacctcatgttatatttaaaagttgacgtgggaatgctagttgatatatttacactttggcgaacatcactgaaagaaatttatgaactagatattgtt
Above is a window of Procambarus clarkii isolate CNS0578487 chromosome 11, FALCON_Pclarkii_2.0, whole genome shotgun sequence DNA encoding:
- the LOC138363583 gene encoding uncharacterized protein, which produces MSVCPLCLSPINNEIVHVCQTRCLTCLGEMSINALQECRLYCIGCNGPTPPGHFDVTCTSCGQLYCANLHGSTSCPYCRFSVNREPPTEARNVIDPPPKRRRIINNRVPIRDQENLILGGINIPAQSPLDSTQPSEWSTPVRSQPQLSQELEEDAPDGNQHASSDEEEEDNQPPVHDISDEEVNAPDSPEVLNLDNVIPRVPCVVMIVTVLKAMCSDDGFNVAGYV